The following is a genomic window from Sphingomonas sinipercae.
GCGATCGCGCTTCGCCGTGGTCCGAACGTGGTCGGTCCGTGGGGCCTTCTGCAAAGCTTCGCCGACGGCCTGAAGGTGTTCCTGAAGGAAACCATCGTCCCCTCAGCCGCGAACAAGGGCCTGTTCCTGATCGCGCCGATCGTCGCCTTCACGACAGCGTTGATCGTCTGGGCGGTGATCCCGTTCGCACCGGGGGTCGTCCTGGCCGATATCAACGTCGGGCTGCTCTACGTCCTCGCGGCTTCGTCGCTGGGCGTTTACGGCGTGATCGTCGCCGGCTGGGCATCCAACTCCAAATACCCGTTCTACTCGGCGCTCCGTGCCGCAGCGCAGATGGTCAGTTACGAGGTTTCGATCGGCTTCGTCCTGATCTGCGTCGTGCTCTACGCCGGGACGTTCAACATGAGCGGGATCGTACTGGCGCAAACGGGGCACATCTTCGGCCTGCTCAACGGCTTCGGCTTCAACCCCTTGCTGTTCCCGATGGCGGTCGTGTTCCTGATCAGTTCGATGGCCGAGACCTTCCGCACGCCGTTCGACCTCACCGAGGCGGAGAGCGAGCTCGTCGCCGGGTTCCAGACGGAATATAGCTCGATGAGCTTCGCGCTCTTCTGGCTTGGCGAATATGGCAACGTCATCCTGATGTGCGCGCTCAACGCCATTCTATTCTGGGGCGGATGGTTGCCGCCGCTCAACATCGACCTCATCCCCTGGTTCGATATCCCCGGCATCCTCTGGCTGTTCCTGAAGATGAGCATCTTCTTCTTCATCTTCAGCTGGGTCCGAGCGACGGTGCCCAGGTACCGTTACGACCAGCTGATGCGGCTCGGCTGGAAGATCTTCCTGCCCTTGAGCCTGGTTTTTGTCGTCCTTGTGTCCGGCTGGCTGATGCTGACCCGTTATGGAGCCGCCGCATGATCGCGCACTGGATCAAGTCGTTCACCCTCTGGGAGCTGGTGAAGGCGCACTGGCTGACGCTGAAGTATTTCTTCAAGCCCAAGGCGACGATCAATTACCCGTATGAGAAGGCGCCGCAGAGCCCGCGCTTCCGCGGCGAGCATGCGCTGCGCCGTTACCCGAACGGCGAAGAGCGCTGCATCGCCTGCAAGTTGTGCGAGGCGATCTGCCCGGCGCTGGCCATCACCATCGAATCTGAACCGCGCGAGGACGGCAGCCGCCGCACCACCCGCTACGATATCGACATGGTGAAGTGCATTTACTGCGGGCTGTGCGCCGAAGCCTGCCCGGTGGATGCCATCGTCGAAGGCCCGAACCTGGAATTCGCGACCGAAACGCGGGAAGAATTGCTTTACGACAAGGCGAAACTGCTGGCCAACGGCGACCGCTGGGAACAGGCGATCGCCGCCAACCTTGCCGCCGATGCACCCTACCGATAAGCGCGCCGCAACCGGGACCCCCACTTGATAGCACTCATCGCCTTTTACCTGTTCGCGACCGTGACCATCGCTTCGGCGATCTGCGTCATTTTCGCGCGTAACCCGGTGCATTCGGTGCTGTGGCTGATCGTCGCCTTCTTCAACGCGGCCGGGCTGATGCTGCTGGTCGGGGCGGAGTTCATCGC
Proteins encoded in this region:
- the nuoH gene encoding NADH-quinone oxidoreductase subunit NuoH, which translates into the protein MTAQFQQWGMTYEWSWFLATIIGILVIALPLMLAVAMIIYADRKIWAAIALRRGPNVVGPWGLLQSFADGLKVFLKETIVPSAANKGLFLIAPIVAFTTALIVWAVIPFAPGVVLADINVGLLYVLAASSLGVYGVIVAGWASNSKYPFYSALRAAAQMVSYEVSIGFVLICVVLYAGTFNMSGIVLAQTGHIFGLLNGFGFNPLLFPMAVVFLISSMAETFRTPFDLTEAESELVAGFQTEYSSMSFALFWLGEYGNVILMCALNAILFWGGWLPPLNIDLIPWFDIPGILWLFLKMSIFFFIFSWVRATVPRYRYDQLMRLGWKIFLPLSLVFVVLVSGWLMLTRYGAAA
- the nuoI gene encoding NADH-quinone oxidoreductase subunit NuoI: MIAHWIKSFTLWELVKAHWLTLKYFFKPKATINYPYEKAPQSPRFRGEHALRRYPNGEERCIACKLCEAICPALAITIESEPREDGSRRTTRYDIDMVKCIYCGLCAEACPVDAIVEGPNLEFATETREELLYDKAKLLANGDRWEQAIAANLAADAPYR